One stretch of Streptomyces sp. R21 DNA includes these proteins:
- a CDS encoding acyltransferase family protein, with the protein MTNSLRPYGQHRAPLPPAQQPADGVPSPRSPQNPKTPHAAGDAAAAPGGKPGKQRDAFFDNAKYLAIVLVAMGHAWEPLKDDSRILEALYTVVYAFHMPAFIIISGYFSRSFDMRPDRLKRLVTGVAVPYVLFETAYSLFKRWAAPDPGHPISLLDPWYLTWFLVALFIWRLTTPLWKVVRWPLPLALVIAVLASVSPDIGAELDLQRVLQFLPFFVMGLIMKPEHFQLVRRREIRILSVPVFAAALAVGWWAVPRMNTAWFYHRDAAQDLGAPWWAGAVMTLALFGCSLVLTACFFSWVPRRTFWFTALGAGTLYGYLLHGFLVKAGDFWGWFDHPWLHTPLGEIAVTLAFGAAVTVLCTAPVRRIFRFSMEPRMDWAFKRDATELARDRARVKA; encoded by the coding sequence GTGACGAACTCGCTCCGACCGTACGGCCAACACCGAGCGCCGCTCCCCCCGGCACAACAGCCGGCCGACGGAGTGCCGAGTCCGCGCTCACCGCAGAACCCGAAGACCCCGCACGCGGCCGGCGATGCCGCCGCGGCACCGGGCGGCAAGCCCGGCAAGCAGCGTGACGCGTTCTTCGACAACGCCAAGTACCTGGCCATCGTGCTGGTGGCCATGGGGCACGCCTGGGAGCCCCTGAAGGACGACAGCCGGATCCTCGAAGCGCTGTACACCGTCGTGTACGCCTTCCACATGCCGGCCTTCATCATCATCTCCGGCTACTTCTCGCGCAGTTTCGACATGCGCCCCGACCGGCTCAAGCGGCTGGTCACCGGTGTCGCCGTGCCGTATGTGCTCTTCGAAACCGCGTACTCCCTCTTCAAGCGCTGGGCCGCGCCGGACCCGGGCCACCCGATCAGCCTGCTCGACCCCTGGTACCTCACCTGGTTCCTGGTCGCCCTCTTCATCTGGCGGCTGACCACCCCGCTGTGGAAGGTCGTGCGCTGGCCGCTGCCGCTCGCGCTCGTCATCGCCGTACTCGCGTCGGTCTCGCCCGACATAGGGGCCGAACTGGACCTGCAGCGGGTCCTGCAGTTCCTGCCGTTCTTCGTCATGGGCCTGATCATGAAGCCCGAGCACTTCCAGCTCGTGCGGCGCCGCGAGATCCGCATCCTGTCGGTGCCGGTCTTCGCCGCAGCGCTGGCCGTCGGCTGGTGGGCGGTGCCGCGGATGAACACGGCGTGGTTCTACCACCGTGACGCCGCGCAGGACCTCGGCGCCCCGTGGTGGGCCGGCGCGGTCATGACGCTCGCCCTCTTCGGCTGCTCGCTGGTGCTCACCGCGTGCTTCTTCTCCTGGGTGCCGCGCCGCACGTTCTGGTTCACGGCGCTCGGCGCGGGCACGCTGTACGGCTACCTGCTGCACGGCTTCCTGGTGAAGGCCGGCGACTTCTGGGGCTGGTTCGACCACCCCTGGCTGCACACGCCGCTCGGCGAGATCGCCGTGACGCTCGCCTTCGGCGCGGCCGTCACCGTGCTGTGCACCGCGCCGGTCCGGCGGATCTTCCGCTTCTCGATGGAGCCCAGAATGGACTGGGCGTTCAAGCGGGACGCGACGGAACTGGCCCGCGACCGGGCGCGGGTGAAGGCGTAG